The window GAATCTCTCTTATGcctattattaataggCTCGCTAATTGATCTGATATTTTGTTCTTCCAACAAATCTTGTTGTTCCATCTGTTGTGTTatccttttaattttatctgTAGTATCTTGATCATCATTGTCAAAGGTACTGTCATTCTCATCTTCGTATTCTTCCTCCTTAATGTCATTTAaatcttcttcatttttaacCAATACACTATTATCATcataaagataataataatcttccCCCTCAGATCCATCATCATTAGTGTAACTAGACAAAGTCGAATCACTAAACCCAAAATCCTTTTTCAACCTAGCGATTTCCCTTTCTAATTGCTCTTTTCTCCTTTGCATCAGCTTtaactttcttttttcttccaatCTGATTTGCTGGTAAGATTTAGCTCTATCATTTTCTAATTGCAATTCTCTTTCTCTCCTTTGCCTTTCCACTTCTTCTCTTAGCTTAGTTTCACGCACTCTTCTTTCCAAttcctctttttcctttctaaTTTGCtcaaatttttcatattcGAAAACCTCATCAATTAAAGTAGCAAATGTTTGAGATGTTCTTCttgtttcattttcaatataaCCCCAATCTTGGTTTTCTATATCTCCCAATTTAGCATAGGTTGCAATTAATTTAGTTGTTATACTCCCATGTTTgattttcttcaaaattaatgatTGTCTGCTAGCACGACGACTGGTGGTATTGGTACTGTTACCATTGCCACTGCTAGATATACTTATACGATTACTAGCACGTGCCTTGCTGCTGGTTCTTGATCTGTTCGGTGTAGTGTAACTGAGGTGATCACTATTGTCAGGAACTGACGGCAGAAGCGGCAAAGGTGTTTGATCTTCTTCAATCTTAATATTGGTGCCAGAAGATGTTGGGGTTAGCCCGCTAATTATAGATGACCTTTTAACATTGGTGCTAGTTAAGAAACTTCTCCTCTTTAAAGGTGTCGAAGAAGTACTGGTTGTGTTCCCACTGTCACTATTTGCAGAAGACGAAGTAATTGAAGTAGAATTGGCAGTAGTATTGTTAGATGTCAATTTGTGGAAGGATACTGGTCTTCTATGCGATGAGGACACACTTACAGTCGATAATCTTTTATGGCTTATGCTTtgtgataattttttagaaGGCGAAGGCGTAGTACTAGCACTAGTACTAGCACCGCTACTACTGTTCCTATTAGAGTTGTAGACAGAACgtcttttgattttttgtGGAGAGGGTGTATTCGATGTTTTAACATTAccattggtattattatgacTATTAAAATTCTGTTTCAATGTGTCTTGTTTAAATCTAAATAACAAGGCATAAAAAGTTTTCTCTAAATTAGCACCAGGTTCCCTCAATTTATGTGAAATCTCGCTTCTATCTCTACCATGCCATAAAACCACCAAATTACTCAAAATAGATTGGTCAATACCATTTTCTAATGGGTTTAAGTACGTATCCTCTCTTGGCAAGTTTCTAATACTTTTAGAGTCCTTGATGTTGGGATATTTTAGCAATAACGGATGCTTTAAGATTTCTCTTGTTTTTATTCTAGCTTGTGGGTCAACAGTTAGTATTTTACCAATCAAATCCTGTGCTTCCTCCGATATATCTTTTGGCATATAGAACTTACCGCTTTGAacctttaataataatttgcgGATATTGCCATCTTCTTCGTCAAATGGCAGTCTACCGGTTAGCAATGCATATAAAATTACACCACATGACCAAACATCGCTGGCAAATCCATGATAGGGAATACCACTAACAATTTCTGGTGCAGCATAATGTGGTGATCCACAACTGGTCtctaataatttatctTGCGTTTCTAAAGCAGCCATACCAAAATCGgcaatttttatattatatttatggtccaataacaaattttcGGGTTTCAAATCTCTGTGAACAATACCTAAAGCATGGCAGTAGGATATACCAATTATAATTTGCCGAAAAAATCTAATTGCTTCATGTTCTGGCAATGGACCTCTTTCCACTAACAAATTGAAGAGTTCACCTCTTTGCACATATTCTAACACCATGTATAGATCATTTTCAGTTTCCCAAACATCATACAACCTAAGAACATTTggataatttaataacttCATAATGATAATTTCTCTTTCTATACCATACGGTAAGCCATTATCCTGATCACTAACCACTGTAGAAGTACTATTTTGAGCGGTATTGAATAAAGATTTACTAACTATTTTAACTGCTGCTTGTTGTCCAGTTCTTTCGTGAGAAGCCATTCTAACTCTACCACTGCTGCCAAATCCTAAAGTCTTTCCCAACAACCATGGTCCTATCttgttatttgtattatCTGCAGTTGTAGAAGGAACATTGTAATTTGTTTCGGTCATTATATGTGCgtgcttttttttgtcttttttttttttttttttgtctttccACTAGCTGTCGATTCGAGTCTacaagaaaagaagaaggaaaaaagaagaaggaaaaaagaataaacaaaagaaaataacaaaaatttttcttgaaatcaaaaagatgtagaaagaagaaaaaagaaaaaaaaaaaaaaaaaaaaaaaagtttaattgCACCAGAAGATGTAAACAGcttattaaaatttggatttgaaagaaaaacaagatCTTTTGCAACTTCTGGCtgaaatttcttttttttaatttttctttttctttttttttttacattttgtttatttttattatacatttttgttattattttttgttagaaGAGAGGGAGAATAAAGGGTAGTACGCTTTTAGGAATCTTGTTATTACGATTTTTCTAAGGgctatttttgtattttaagatttcttttttcttttttcttttttcttttttttttaaatttgtttgttttaaaatttttaatccactacaaaaaaaaaaaagcttgttaaaacaaataataaatgaatgAGATATGTGTACtaacttattttttacaaagCGTATGTTAAAtgagaagaaaaaataattgtgCCCAGATCTTGAAACAAGTATTATCTTACAAATGATATCAAGAAAACTTGGCAGAATAAGATaaattctcttttttctttttttttatgttaaaCTACCATTTGGAAaatcatttattaaattagaaacacaacaacaacaaattctATGAGAATTTATACTATTAATGGGTCATAACTGGATTATACTTCCAAATAAAGATCTCAATTAAAATCTAAACTTACTAGCAATAATAGACATTACGATATAAACTTTTcggcaaaaaaaaaaaaaaaaaaaataaataaatataaatatatatatatatatattgctGCTTAAAAACGCGtaacattttaaaatatgcaCATCTAACACATTCTACTTTATGTTTCCATATTTGGagaatttgttattaaaattaccTTTTTagagggaaaaagaaaggtgTGGGTGTAAAGTTCCCTTTGTCATCGATGCCAATTACACGTGAACTAACTCTACACAATCCATGACAGCCTTTGCATTTTTCGCGTTTTAGTTTTGCCTCTCgaatcttttctttataaacggcgtttgttatttatatattcataAAATGGACATCGGACAAAACACAACGGATATTTCCCTCTAATCCTTTGTATGCTTCAAAAACCGgccttttatatatatatatatatatctttatatgtatatgaTATGTAAtactaaaaacaaaataaaactatagagaaaagaaaaataaacctatttattttctgcaaagaaaaaattgacaCCAACCAATTCCAATCCATTATCCTTAGACCACTTTTCAACCCCTGTAGCTGGAGTTCCATAACCCCAATTAGCTCTTTTGTTATCACTACTTGGGTTGTATTTAGTAGGAACTCCTTTGAACAAACAGAAAATATATCTGTGAGACCCAGTCCCCCTTGGTGGAGCAGGTCCTAAATAATCAATAATAGTCTTAGCATTTTTGTCATTACTGTTGATGGTAACTAAATCATTACCACCAGCACCGCCGTGCTCAGCAATTAAATCTGTGACAATCCAATGACAGTACTCactccattttttttctgttctGGAAGGGGCATCTGGATCAGTTAAAACCAAAGTGTATTTAGAGCTAGTGTCAATAACGGTAGAATCATTGTTGGAAAGGGATAAAAGCTGAAATTTTGGAGCACTTTGAGTCTTGTCAATTGGTAAAATATTACCCATAGCAACGGTCAATCCACCAGGATATTCTACACTTAACAAAGTTTTTGGTAGTAAAGAACTATTTGTATTGGGAAACACATCAGGGATAATTGAGTGTTTAGAAAGAGCCTCTAAAACAGATTTACTAACATTTAAAGCTTGATTCATTCTAGTAcaatgtttattattaaaaaaaattttttttgatcttttttgacctttttttattttttattcttgtAAATAGAATAGAGAAATAAtatctatttatatatatataaaatattcctttttttttttcttaatatactttttcaattttattgattctttatatatgttattatGAGCTAATGATCGTATGTAACTtgtctattattatcaatattttttttgttattttctcCCCCTTCTTTAAACTTTTGTTGttctcccttttttttttttttcatttatttattgcgTTTGTGGGAGGGTAAGAAAGAGTGGGACTATGCTTTATATTacgtatatataatatatatatatatatatatattgaaatataaaGCAAActacaaaacaaataaaaatataaaaaagatgaatataataaaactgGCGCTAAATTTACGGAGAAAAAGGGCGAATAATTTGCAAAAGGCGAGTCCGTCGGACGGAGGTAATCAGATTGGCTATATGTGGAAAGTCGATATTAAAAGAcgaaatgaaaatattattatgctCTTTTTTACtgtgtttttcttttttcttgttgttttttttttttttttattttttttttctttccctttcCCTTTTCCCCCTCtccattatatataaataatatgtatattaattttttttttttttttttgtcgaaaatatttttattttatagcaataatactaaACAGATTACTTTTTATGGTTTAACATTATATTCCTATATAACGTTTAATCTTCACGGTTGATACCCacattttgattattaattttaatttcctttttttttttttttttttttttttttttttttttttcaaaaaatcttaatattttgatattatttaagATATATTCAAAAGTTCTGAACGTCTATCATTTACTGTTTAGCCCGAAATATCATATCTGTGATTATAAGGACTATAAATAATCAAGTTTAAGGAATTTTAGTACAGGAACAAACGACACGACTAATTTTTGGACGACTTTTTTCCCTcggttaaaaaaaaaaaaaaaaaaatagagaaaaaaaaaaaagaattaaaagtaCATGActaatatcaataacaatattaatactgTTACACCTCCCTCTCCAAATAGCAGTGAAAGCAGCTctgttaataaattaaaggaTAGAAGAGTCACCTCATTATTGCCATTAATTTATACGGAATTAAACAAttgtaaaaaagaaataaaattattacagGATAATATTGAAAGACTAAATGATTTAGTTAACACAGTTTATAAATTAGATACAGATAATGAAGTAAAAAGTGTACAAACCCTTCATGCggctaataataaagtaaccaagaaaaaacaagCTAAGAAACTTGTTCAATCCCAAGATGTTAAACCGGATATAGCCCCACGAACATCGATTACACCTCACCAGCCTGACTCCAATACTATATCAATAAATAGCTTATTAATGAAGACTAACGGATTGCTTTCCAACGATGAAACTTTAAAATCAGTCAAAGAACCGCCATTCAAAATTGATTACGATGCTGATTCTCATACTACTTCtgatgctaataataatgctcTACAAGATACATTGGAATTCAACTATCctaaagatttaaaaagcATTCGTAAAATATATGAGTTTCAAACAACAAGAGTTATATCGTCAGTAAAATGCCCTATTGAGTTGGAGAAGGAGTTTGGAGCTAAATGGAGGGGTGGTGCTACATCTAAGAAGTTTTATAGATACCAAAACGTAGTCAAATTAGTAGAAAATGCAGTTCGCAATGGTTATGATAAGAATGAATCTATTGATGAGTTAGATGAAATGTTATCCAACAGGGTCTTGTCATTGTATAGGTTAATGGATAAATTggacaacaacaaattaccaaaaaaatatttaactaCAACTGGTTAATGACTTATTtaatgtatataaaaattaaaataaaaataaacaaaaccGTGGTTCTCGGATAAATAACTATGAGATTTATATAccgattttttttcttaaaaaaataatcaaaaagtgaaaaaaaaaaaaaaaaaaaaaaaaaaaaaaaaaaaaacctaaaTCGTATCACTCTGTTGGAATCTGTTATAATTCCAATATCTATATCTTATAAGCAAATATTACTATACGCCAAGACTTGTTAACAAGTGTTACAATATAAGACAGACACAAACAACATAATATGTTGAAGGCTTTAACCAGTTCCATGATAATAAACGGCAATAGATTAAAGAGACTATTTGGATGCACCTTTTTATTCAACAACCTCTGCTATAATGGTCATAATATAGCAATATACTTTATCACATTTATAATCTTgctttgttattttatttattctgAAACATTGGGAACTCTTTTCGGTTTATTTCCATTTCCCACAATTCCAGATGATTATGTGATACTACCTAATACTACTATATTAAAATCACATAGATCCGATGAAATAATAAGTGGAATACAATGTCTACTAATAGTTTTAATTGTACCACCAATAATTGTACTCATTCATCATTATAATACTAACCGGGacaataacttttttagtACCAAATCAATGATCAATTTGAtccatttaattttaggatatttaataatcattctttttaatggatgtattacaaattatttaaaatggaCTATTTCCAACCCTAGACCTGATTTTATGGATAGATGTGGTCCAGTTATTAGTTATAACATGTTGGTACCATTCcatataaagaaatattgtggcaatgatataaatacttttaaatttcgAGATGGATTAAGAAGTACACCAAGCGGTCATTCAACATTTATATCGTGTTCCATGTCGTTTATATACGAATATTTAAGTACCACTACTAttacaaacaataataaggCAATCAGGTTAAGTCATTTGTGGTGTATTGTTATCACTTTATTGGTTATGTACAGTAGAATAGTAGAT is drawn from Saccharomycodes ludwigii strain NBRC 1722 chromosome V, whole genome shotgun sequence and contains these coding sequences:
- the GIN4 gene encoding protein kinase GIN4 (similar to Saccharomyces cerevisiae YDR507C | GIN4 | Growth Inhibitory (paralog of YCL024W | KCC4)) translates to MTETNYNVPSTTADNTNNKIGPWLLGKTLGFGSSGRVRMASHERTGQQAAVKIVSKSLFNTAQNSTSTVVSDQDNGLPYGIEREIIIMKLLNYPNVLRLYDVWETENDLYMVLEYVQRGELFNLLVERGPLPEHEAIRFFRQIIIGISYCHALGIVHRDLKPENLLLDHKYNIKIADFGMAALETQDKLLETSCGSPHYAAPEIVSGIPYHGFASDVWSCGVILYALLTGRLPFDEEDGNIRKLLLKVQSGKFYMPKDISEEAQDLIGKILTVDPQARIKTREILKHPLLLKYPNIKDSKSIRNLPREDTYLNPLENGIDQSILSNLVVLWHGRDRSEISHKLREPGANLEKTFYALLFRFKQDTLKQNFNSHNNTNGNVKTSNTPSPQKIKRRSVYNSNRNSSSGASTSASTTPSPSKKLSQSISHKRLSTVSVSSSHRRPVSFHKLTSNNTTANSTSITSSSANSDSGNTTSTSSTPLKRRSFLTSTNVKRSSIISGLTPTSSGTNIKIEEDQTPLPLLPSVPDNSDHLSYTTPNRSRTSSKARASNRISISSSGNGNSTNTTSRRASRQSLILKKIKHGSITTKLIATYAKLGDIENQDWGYIENETRRTSQTFATLIDEVFEYEKFEQIRKEKEELERRVRETKLREEVERQRRERELQLENDRAKSYQQIRLEEKRKLKLMQRRKEQLEREIARLKKDFGFSDSTLSSYTNDDGSEGEDYYYLYDDNSVLVKNEEDLNDIKEEEYEDENDSTFDNDDQDTTDKIKRITQQMEQQDLLEEQNIRSISEPINNRHKRDSMQLLLNDNKNLLRKTTQKRAFSLNTRPTSRLDPGVSIFHDKDKKRRRRKSVAVAKRAAVVKEEHDVKVEGEENNYNSNGYGDESITSNGTIIVDGQLDNSNIVERRVYDSIKRSKFLGSQFSLSIFADSSDSNLSLQQQKDNSSSSSNNNIVLIDDNNNNTSGVAATNNNHGYIINSTPNKNSHTKQHTRRKSILKNVSKYDNSNDNSNDVTSDNVRIYTSSNASSSINELLFFDSSSKLPFNTQQQGPQENYSMDFKTVTTAGNSDQEYHLENGFRKISDIKVPEFTRESKKPNENSNADNIKRLSVLSLYSTKTSFRDLAVQLKKIPSTKTQDGISVKTEEDSFNSGSKDEMESFVEDNNNSIEVISVHSSIGTYDRNQDDEEPKAKREEPEIKREEEEDPEIKKEEEDKPEIKKEEEDRPAVKKEEEDEPEIKKEEEDKPEIKKEDEPEIKKEEEVLELKKEQEDPEIKKKKKKKKKKKVFTMMINFYLKRMLIQMTF
- a CDS encoding YbhB/YbcL family Raf kinase inhibitor-like protein (similar to Saccharomyces cerevisiae YLR178C | TFS1 | cdc Twenty-Five Suppressor), whose translation is MNQALNVSKSVLEALSKHSIIPDVFPNTNSSLLPKTLLSVEYPGGLTVAMGNILPIDKTQSAPKFQLLSLSNNDSTVIDTSSKYTLVLTDPDAPSRTEKKWSEYCHWIVTDLIAEHGGAGGNDLVTINSNDKNAKTIIDYLGPAPPRGTGSHRYIFCLFKGVPTKYNPSSDNKRANWGYGTPATGVEKWSKDNGLELVGVNFFFAENK
- the LPP1 gene encoding phosphatidate phosphatase LPP1 (similar to Saccharomyces cerevisiae YDR503C | LPP1 | Lipid Phosphate Phosphatase), whose amino-acid sequence is MINLIHLILGYLIIILFNGCITNYLKWTISNPRPDFMDRCGPVISYNMLVPFHIKKYCGNDINTFKFRDGLRSTPSGHSTFISCSMSFIYEYLSTTTITNNNKAIRLSHLWCIVITLLVMYSRIVDHRHHWYDVVSGGIIGWTIGRYGYIKILPNIHLLNIKRNSSTLPI